In Spodoptera frugiperda isolate SF20-4 chromosome 28, AGI-APGP_CSIRO_Sfru_2.0, whole genome shotgun sequence, one genomic interval encodes:
- the LOC118265328 gene encoding uncharacterized protein LOC118265328 produces the protein MTQKQVKIGKSKKCRKVKQVEDEYESRGTRRRALLLSSDDVERMAVESSRARLINHLVSKSEDHSHREPAAYCRRSNKYQVPSSSVTHSSHANRVPIPKAPYVIPAYQSLVQPPRWCPQSMKTSPQGSYTERMEIPPYICKCANCTSMNCPGRKGNGSNSRKFKGNITTFCDQCTMTPNVHDVACGRTPLLSSPIYSDTVAPCCSSMFGLIDDHCKNTHGRSGPSPILKRGCMNCAKKKTFCDFDPCKTKSVKCFFKKERDESSDCEEIISRRNIYNEGISDMVTGRSAPCPRTVPCSPRCSSRTSVTSSSRNSNIPHSHRNESRYHKHCVDPPDGVYVQDNFTETTRGPYTFAIPKLVARRTCGAKPCRRHSPVMHNIKMPKKVLMSERVLDHGTERIPCNKMPCRRK, from the coding sequence ATGACCCAAAAGCAAGTCAAAATCGGTAAAAGCAAGAAATGTCGGAAAGTGAAACAAGTGGAAGATGAGTACGAGAGCCGCGGCACTCGCAGGCGGGCGCTGCTGCTGAGCAGCGACGATGTCGAGCGAATGGCGGTGGAGAGCTCGCGGGCGAGGCTGATCAACCACTTAGTCAGCAAGTCGGAAGACCATTCTCATAGAGAGCCTGCGGCCTACTGCCGCAGGTCCAACAAATATCAAGTTCCATCCAGCTCGGTCACTCACTCGTCACATGCCAACAGAGTGCCCATTCCGAAAGCACCGTACGTAATCCCTGCCTACCAGTCTCTCGTCCAGCCGCCACGGTGGTGCCCACAATCAATGAAAACCTCACCTCAAGGTTCTTATACAGAAAGAATGGAAATTCCCCCGTACATATGCAAATGTGCAAACTGCACATCAATGAACTGTCCCGGCAGGAAGGGCAACGGCTCCAACTCGCGGAAGTTTAAGGGCAACATCACGACCTTCTGCGACCAGTGCACCATGACGCCGAATGTGCACGATGTGGCGTGCGGTCGGACTCCTTTACTCTCCAGTCCGATATATTCCGATACGGTAGCGCCATGTTGTTCATCTATGTTCGGTCTCATAGATGACCACTGTAAGAACACGCACGGCCGGAGTGGCCCCTCACCAATCCTAAAGAGAGGTTGCATGAACTGCGCGAAGAAGAAAACATTTTGTGATTTCGACCCGTGCAAAACCAagtctgtaaaatgtttttttaaaaaagaacggGACGAGTCTTCTGATTGCGAAGAAATAATTTCGAGGAGGAATATTTACAATGAGGGTATCAGCGACATGGTCACAGGTCGTTCAGCTCCGTGTCCCAGGACTGTGCCCTGTTCCCCTCGATGTAGCAGCAGGACTTCAGTAACGAGCTCCTCCAGGAACAGCAATATTCCTCACTCGCACAGGAACGAATCCAGATATCACAAGCATTGCGTAGATCCGCCTGACGGGGTATATGTTCAGGACAACTTCACGGAGACGACGAGGGGGCCCTACACGTTCGCGATCCCGAAGCTGGTGGCCAGGAGGACGTGTGGAGCCAAGCCCTGCAGGCGGCACTCTCCGGTGATGCACAACATCAAGATGCCGAAGAAGGTGCTGATGTCGGAGCGAGTCCTGGACCACGGCACGGAGAGGATCCCTTGCAATAAAATGCCGTGTCGGAGAAAATGA